One window of Pseudomonas sp. FP198 genomic DNA carries:
- a CDS encoding beta-ketoacyl-ACP synthase, whose protein sequence is MKRVVVTGMAGITSLGSDWETIAANFAANRSGIRRMHEWDRFSELNTRLAGPVDDFQVPAHWTRKQLRSMGRVSRLAVGSAEQALADAGLLDDPSIKDGRMGVSCGSSTGSTDEIKAFGNMLLNSVAEGLNANSYVRMMPHTTAANISIFFGLTGRLIPTSSACTSGSHGIGYAYEAIKFGRLPLMLAGGAEELCPTEAMVFDALYATSLKNDAPQTSPRPYDKGRDGLVIGEGAGMLVLEELEHALARGARIHAEIVGFGSNADGQHATRPELSTMRRAMELALEDAGLEPSAIGYVNGHGTATEQGDIAETLATSSLFGEHMPISSQKSFLGHTLGACGALESWFSIEMLNRDRYVHTFNLDEVDPECGHLNYLRNEFRSMSNEYVMNNNFAFGGVNTSLIFRRWR, encoded by the coding sequence ATGAAGCGCGTCGTCGTCACCGGCATGGCCGGCATTACCTCCCTGGGCAGCGATTGGGAGACCATCGCGGCCAACTTCGCCGCCAACCGCAGCGGCATCCGGCGCATGCACGAGTGGGACCGCTTCAGTGAATTGAACACCCGCCTGGCCGGGCCCGTGGACGACTTTCAGGTCCCGGCCCACTGGACCCGCAAGCAACTGCGCAGCATGGGCCGGGTTTCCCGCCTGGCGGTGGGCTCGGCGGAACAAGCCCTGGCCGACGCCGGGCTGTTGGACGACCCGTCGATCAAGGATGGACGCATGGGTGTGTCGTGCGGCTCCTCCACGGGAAGCACCGACGAGATCAAGGCCTTCGGCAACATGCTGCTCAACAGCGTCGCCGAAGGTTTGAACGCCAACTCCTACGTGCGGATGATGCCGCACACCACGGCGGCCAATATCAGCATCTTCTTCGGGCTGACCGGGCGCCTGATTCCCACGTCCAGCGCCTGCACCAGCGGCAGCCATGGCATCGGCTATGCCTACGAGGCGATCAAGTTCGGCCGCCTGCCGTTGATGCTCGCCGGCGGCGCCGAGGAACTGTGCCCGACCGAAGCAATGGTCTTCGATGCGCTCTACGCCACCAGCCTGAAAAACGATGCCCCACAAACCAGCCCGCGACCCTACGACAAGGGCCGCGATGGCCTGGTGATCGGCGAAGGCGCCGGCATGCTGGTGCTCGAAGAACTCGAACACGCCCTGGCCCGTGGCGCGCGGATCCACGCCGAGATCGTCGGCTTCGGCAGCAATGCCGACGGCCAGCACGCCACCCGTCCCGAATTGAGCACCATGCGCCGCGCCATGGAACTGGCCCTGGAAGACGCCGGCCTCGAACCTTCCGCCATTGGCTACGTCAACGGCCACGGCACCGCCACCGAACAGGGCGACATCGCCGAAACCCTCGCTACCAGCAGCCTGTTTGGCGAACACATGCCCATCAGCTCGCAGAAAAGCTTCCTCGGCCACACCCTGGGCGCCTGCGGAGCCCTGGAATCCTGGTTCAGCATCGAAATGCTGAACCGCGACCGCTACGTGCACACCTTCAACCTCGACGAAGTCGACCCTGAATGCGGCCATCTCAATTACCTGCGCAACGAGTTTCGCAGCATGAGCAACGAATATGTGATGAACAACAACTTCGCCTTCGGCGGGGTCAACACCTCGCTGATTTTTCGGCGCTGGCGTTGA
- a CDS encoding MFS transporter, protein MKTAAAPLAHEIPPRPQDDAAAALEDIYIEKGTPLFMRTVLALFCGGFATFALLYCVQPMMPLLSAEFSINAAQSSLILSVATGLLAVGLLVTGPISDRIGRKSVMVAALFAAALCTIASAMMPTWQGVLVLRALVGLSLSGLAAVAMTYLSEEIHPRHIGLAMGLYIAGNAIGGMCGRLITGVLIDFVSWHTAMLVIGGLALVAAAVFWRILPESRNFRPRSLHPRSLLDGFTLHFRDAGLPLLFLEAFVLMGAFVTLFNYIGYRLLAAPYHMDQAFVGLLSVVYLSGIYSSAKVGAMADKLGRRKMLWATIALMLAGLLLTLLTPLWLVIIGMLVFTFGFFGAHSVASSWIGRRALKAKGQASSLYLFSYYAGSSIAGTAGGVAWHLGGWNGTGLFIGALLLVALLVAMKLAKLPPLPGNAQG, encoded by the coding sequence GTGAAAACCGCTGCCGCTCCACTGGCCCATGAAATCCCGCCGCGCCCCCAGGATGATGCCGCTGCCGCGCTGGAGGATATCTATATCGAAAAAGGCACGCCGTTGTTCATGCGTACGGTGCTGGCGTTGTTTTGCGGCGGTTTTGCAACTTTCGCGCTGTTGTATTGCGTGCAACCGATGATGCCGCTGCTGTCGGCGGAGTTTTCCATCAACGCCGCCCAGAGCAGCTTGATCCTGTCGGTGGCAACCGGCCTGCTTGCCGTCGGCCTGTTGGTCACCGGTCCGATTTCCGACCGCATCGGCCGCAAATCAGTGATGGTCGCCGCGCTGTTCGCAGCGGCGCTGTGCACGATCGCCAGTGCGATGATGCCCACCTGGCAAGGCGTGCTGGTCCTGCGCGCCCTGGTGGGGTTGTCGTTAAGCGGATTGGCGGCGGTGGCGATGACCTACCTGAGCGAAGAAATCCATCCCAGGCACATCGGCCTGGCTATGGGGCTGTACATCGCCGGCAACGCCATCGGCGGCATGTGCGGGCGGCTGATCACCGGCGTATTGATCGACTTTGTCAGCTGGCATACCGCGATGCTGGTGATCGGTGGCCTGGCCCTGGTTGCGGCGGCGGTGTTCTGGCGGATCCTTCCCGAATCGCGCAACTTCCGCCCACGCTCGCTGCATCCACGCAGCCTGCTGGACGGTTTCACCCTGCACTTTCGCGACGCCGGGCTACCCCTGCTGTTTCTTGAAGCCTTCGTACTGATGGGCGCGTTCGTCACGCTGTTCAACTACATCGGCTACCGCCTGCTGGCCGCGCCTTACCATATGGACCAGGCATTCGTCGGGTTGCTGTCGGTCGTGTACCTGTCCGGCATCTACAGTTCGGCCAAGGTCGGGGCCATGGCTGACAAGCTCGGCCGGCGGAAAATGCTCTGGGCGACCATTGCGTTGATGCTGGCGGGCCTGCTGCTGACGCTGCTCACGCCGCTCTGGCTGGTGATCATCGGCATGCTGGTGTTCACCTTCGGTTTCTTCGGCGCGCACTCGGTGGCCAGCAGCTGGATCGGCCGCCGCGCCCTGAAGGCCAAGGGCCAGGCTTCATCGTTGTATTTGTTCAGCTATTACGCCGGCTCGAGTATTGCCGGTACGGCGGGCGGGGTCGCGTGGCACCTGGGGGGATGGAACGGAACCGGGCTGTTCATCGGCGCGTTGCTCTTGGTGGCATTGCTGGTAGCCATGAAACTGGCGAAGCTGCCGCCGCTCCCCGGCAACGCCCAAGGCTAG
- a CDS encoding hotdog family protein — translation MIDWPLAELLPHAGDMILIDRILSFDDEQIHTLATVRPGGLFNRDDGALPAWVGIELMAQSVAAFAGCHARQRGDAVELGFLLGTRKFECNVEYFPLGTELTLHGIRSLEDDNGMGVFECHIHAPGIHASARLNVFRPPHAAQYLNEPPATGNQP, via the coding sequence ATGATTGACTGGCCGCTCGCCGAATTGCTGCCCCACGCCGGCGACATGATTCTCATCGACCGGATCCTGTCCTTTGATGACGAGCAGATCCACACCCTCGCCACCGTCAGGCCCGGCGGTCTGTTCAACCGCGACGACGGCGCGCTACCGGCCTGGGTCGGCATCGAGCTGATGGCCCAGAGCGTTGCGGCGTTTGCCGGTTGCCACGCACGCCAACGCGGCGATGCGGTGGAGCTGGGCTTTTTGCTCGGAACCCGCAAGTTCGAATGCAACGTCGAATATTTCCCCCTCGGCACCGAGCTGACCTTGCACGGCATCCGATCCCTGGAAGACGATAACGGCATGGGTGTGTTCGAATGCCACATCCACGCGCCCGGTATCCATGCCAGCGCACGGTTGAATGTGTTCCGCCCGCCCCATGCCGCCCAGTACCTCAATGAACCGCCCGCAACAGGAAACCAGCCATGA
- a CDS encoding lipid II-degrading bacteriocin, with protein sequence MSKNGIDLPATSVTGTWSGSLGGYWSTDGIIIDGTYIFPPPQPDTLTEDDDFYISDLIKTQTGLDDFSFNLKILDKAINQNNAYGAIKDIWEIVERERGWVAPHWRINDALFKSKIVTFSLADALMRSGFTSREAIIAISNSKYARSTTFKLETPKLSGGTFSPVKALGHYLWGKGQKLEVDINSIGLRITESRLPLLKQSIEHSKSPGTYHLVDPKIGYDTGQDSAVTGAYLGRVTLRVEGDFIRNEDSSWQFVGKVKAYHDLYDFNKSDRPLPLEQLTTAGRALPGKAFAIDISGEHNIHLIGKGFQPSNF encoded by the coding sequence ATGAGCAAAAACGGAATTGATTTACCTGCCACCAGCGTGACCGGAACATGGTCAGGCTCTTTAGGAGGTTACTGGTCTACGGACGGGATAATAATAGATGGAACATATATATTCCCTCCTCCGCAACCGGACACCTTGACGGAAGACGATGATTTTTACATCTCCGACCTGATTAAAACTCAAACCGGGCTGGACGACTTTAGTTTCAACTTGAAAATCCTTGACAAAGCCATCAATCAAAACAATGCATACGGCGCCATAAAGGATATATGGGAAATTGTCGAAAGAGAGCGTGGCTGGGTAGCGCCGCATTGGCGCATCAATGACGCTCTATTCAAAAGCAAGATTGTAACCTTCAGCTTAGCAGACGCGCTCATGCGAAGTGGCTTCACATCTCGAGAAGCAATCATTGCAATAAGCAACTCAAAATACGCTCGCAGCACCACATTCAAGCTTGAAACGCCTAAATTATCGGGCGGTACGTTTAGCCCTGTTAAAGCCTTAGGGCACTATTTATGGGGTAAAGGTCAAAAATTGGAAGTAGATATTAATTCCATAGGTTTACGCATAACAGAGAGCCGTCTTCCTCTGCTAAAGCAAAGCATTGAACATAGCAAGTCCCCCGGCACTTACCATCTTGTTGACCCTAAGATCGGTTACGATACAGGCCAGGACAGCGCAGTTACAGGAGCGTATTTGGGAAGAGTTACCCTTCGGGTTGAGGGTGACTTCATCCGCAACGAGGACAGCTCTTGGCAATTCGTAGGAAAAGTAAAGGCCTACCACGACCTCTATGACTTCAATAAAAGCGATAGACCCCTTCCACTTGAACAACTGACGACAGCGGGTCGAGCGCTACCAGGAAAAGCGTTTGCAATAGACATTTCAGGCGAGCACAACATACATTTGATAGGCAAAGGTTTTCAACCCTCAAATTTTTAA
- a CDS encoding class I SAM-dependent methyltransferase codes for MSYLSDNYVEETRFGFWFLRSHTWQHHVLRVAIEDLRSLFSSSPPANPVLLDAGCGQGKSFRYLRQVFAPQRLIGVDADPHSLNLSAAEAARQGMAVELIGSDCATLAVPDASVDLLFCHQTFHHLVEQEKALAEFYRVLKPGGYLLFAESTKAYIDTWVIRWLFRHPMQVQKSAAQYLAMIANQGFRFEDCNVSYPYLWWSRARDFGLLERWGLRRPRPFGEREETLVNVVARKPLEGGAG; via the coding sequence ATGAGCTACCTGAGCGACAACTACGTCGAAGAAACCCGCTTCGGTTTCTGGTTCCTGCGCAGCCACACCTGGCAGCACCATGTGCTGCGCGTGGCCATCGAAGATCTGCGCAGCCTGTTCAGCTCCTCGCCGCCGGCCAATCCGGTGCTGCTGGATGCCGGTTGCGGCCAGGGCAAATCGTTCCGGTATCTGCGCCAGGTGTTCGCGCCGCAACGCCTGATTGGCGTCGACGCGGACCCTCACAGCCTGAACCTCAGCGCCGCGGAAGCGGCTCGCCAGGGCATGGCCGTGGAGCTGATCGGCAGCGACTGCGCGACGTTGGCGGTGCCCGATGCCAGCGTCGATTTGCTGTTCTGCCACCAGACCTTCCATCACTTGGTGGAACAGGAAAAGGCCCTCGCCGAGTTCTATCGCGTGCTCAAGCCCGGCGGCTACCTGCTGTTCGCCGAATCCACCAAGGCCTACATCGATACCTGGGTGATCCGCTGGCTGTTCCGCCACCCGATGCAGGTGCAGAAAAGCGCCGCGCAATACCTGGCGATGATCGCCAATCAAGGGTTCCGCTTCGAAGACTGCAACGTCTCCTATCCGTACCTGTGGTGGAGCCGCGCCAGGGACTTCGGGCTGCTGGAACGCTGGGGCCTGCGCCGGCCCAGGCCGTTTGGCGAGCGCGAGGAAACCCTGGTCAATGTGGTGGCCCGCAAGCCGCTCGAAGGGGGCGCCGGATGA
- a CDS encoding beta-ketoacyl-[acyl-carrier-protein] synthase family protein — MTAYLNALGVICALGRGKQNVARNLFAGDCSGVRVEAGWVAERALPVACVTGELAVIPESMAAQRSRNNQLLLEAGLQIRPEIDQAIQAYGRARIGIVLGTSTSGIDEASQGIAHYLREQRFPEGYDYQQQELSAPANFLSDWLGLSGPSYVISTACTSSARALMSARRLLDLGLCDAVLCGGVDSLCKLTLNGFSALEAVSGERCNPFSVNRSGINIGEAAVLFLMSKTPSDGHSIALLGDGASSDAHHISAPEPSGRGARQAMEKALRGAGLDASQIDYLNLHGTATQHNDAMESHAVAGLFPAGVPCSSTKPLTGHTLGAAGALEAAFCWLALSGENTAQALPPHVWDGQADPELPALDWVTSDTRLPPNLPRRLMSNSFAFGGNNVSLIIGDAQ; from the coding sequence ATGACCGCTTATTTGAACGCCTTGGGCGTGATTTGCGCCCTGGGCCGAGGCAAACAAAACGTGGCCCGCAACCTGTTTGCCGGCGACTGCTCAGGCGTGCGCGTCGAAGCCGGCTGGGTGGCCGAACGGGCATTGCCGGTGGCTTGCGTAACCGGAGAGCTCGCCGTTATCCCTGAATCCATGGCGGCGCAACGCAGCCGCAACAATCAGCTGCTGCTCGAAGCAGGGTTGCAGATTCGTCCCGAGATCGATCAGGCCATCCAGGCTTACGGTCGTGCGCGCATCGGCATCGTGCTGGGGACCAGCACTTCGGGCATCGACGAGGCCAGCCAGGGCATTGCCCACTATCTGCGCGAGCAGCGGTTCCCCGAAGGTTACGACTACCAGCAGCAGGAGCTCAGCGCGCCAGCCAACTTTCTCTCCGACTGGCTTGGCCTGAGCGGCCCGTCCTACGTGATCTCGACCGCTTGCACCTCCAGCGCGCGGGCCCTGATGAGCGCTCGCCGTCTGCTCGACCTGGGGCTGTGCGACGCGGTGCTTTGCGGTGGTGTGGACAGCTTGTGCAAGCTGACCCTCAACGGCTTTTCAGCATTGGAAGCGGTCTCCGGCGAGCGCTGCAATCCGTTCTCGGTGAACCGCAGCGGCATCAACATCGGCGAAGCGGCGGTGCTGTTTCTCATGAGCAAGACCCCGTCGGATGGGCACTCGATTGCCCTGCTCGGCGACGGCGCCAGTTCCGATGCGCACCACATCTCTGCGCCGGAACCCAGCGGCCGGGGTGCCCGCCAGGCCATGGAAAAAGCCTTGCGCGGCGCCGGCCTGGACGCCAGCCAGATCGACTACCTGAACCTGCATGGCACCGCCACGCAACATAACGACGCCATGGAAAGCCACGCAGTGGCGGGCCTGTTCCCGGCCGGCGTGCCCTGCTCGTCGACCAAGCCGCTGACCGGCCACACCCTCGGCGCGGCGGGCGCATTGGAGGCTGCGTTCTGCTGGTTGGCCCTGTCTGGTGAAAATACCGCACAGGCCCTGCCGCCGCACGTCTGGGACGGCCAGGCCGACCCCGAGTTGCCGGCATTGGACTGGGTAACGTCCGACACTCGCTTGCCCCCGAACCTGCCCCGTCGCCTGATGAGCAACTCGTTTGCTTTCGGCGGCAACAACGTCAGCCTGATTATCGGAGACGCGCAATGA
- a CDS encoding LysR family transcriptional regulator, with protein sequence MELRHLRYFIAVAEELHFGRAALALGISQPPLSQQIQALEQEIGARLFERTNRRVELSEAGRLFLEEARRVLAQVDKAADVARRAQLGELGELKIGFTSSAPFNSTIPQAIFTFRQRFPAVHLNLREMSSTQVADALLDEAIDVGIMRPLPLPDALSEIELSREPLVAVLSSKHPLAQGSDKGLFLASLAEEPFVFFPRSYGSGLYAQLLTLARDAGFSPHFAQEAGEAMTIIGLVAAGLGVSVLPASYQRMRIDGVVYRSLLDPAAVSAVWLVQRKDQRSPMARAFVALLTGVPE encoded by the coding sequence ATGGAACTGCGTCACTTGCGTTACTTCATCGCGGTCGCCGAAGAGCTGCACTTCGGCCGCGCCGCCCTGGCGCTTGGAATCTCCCAGCCGCCACTGAGCCAACAGATCCAGGCACTGGAGCAAGAGATTGGTGCACGCCTGTTCGAACGCACCAACCGTCGCGTCGAACTGAGCGAGGCCGGACGGCTGTTTCTCGAAGAGGCGCGCCGGGTCCTGGCCCAGGTCGACAAGGCTGCCGACGTAGCCCGCCGCGCCCAGTTGGGGGAATTGGGCGAGCTGAAAATCGGCTTCACCTCCTCAGCGCCGTTCAATTCCACCATTCCCCAGGCGATTTTCACCTTTCGCCAGCGCTTTCCCGCAGTCCACCTGAACCTGCGGGAAATGAGCAGCACCCAAGTGGCCGATGCGTTGCTCGACGAGGCCATCGACGTGGGCATCATGCGTCCACTGCCGCTTCCCGACGCCTTGAGCGAAATCGAACTCAGCCGCGAACCCTTGGTGGCGGTGCTCAGCTCCAAGCACCCGTTAGCCCAGGGCAGTGACAAAGGCCTGTTTCTCGCTTCGCTGGCCGAGGAGCCGTTCGTGTTTTTCCCCCGCAGCTACGGCAGCGGTCTCTACGCCCAGCTCCTGACGCTGGCCCGCGACGCTGGTTTCAGCCCGCACTTCGCCCAGGAAGCGGGCGAAGCCATGACCATCATCGGGCTGGTGGCGGCGGGGCTGGGCGTCTCGGTCCTGCCGGCGTCTTACCAGCGCATGCGTATCGACGGCGTGGTCTACCGGTCGTTGCTGGATCCGGCGGCGGTCTCGGCGGTGTGGCTGGTCCAGCGCAAGGACCAGCGTTCGCCGATGGCCAGGGCGTTTGTGGCGTTGTTGACTGGCGTTCCGGAGTAA
- a CDS encoding DUF3261 domain-containing protein — MIRGLLAGLLLLLSACASQAPLPERMPTLALPLQLHIERQLDGQRQDWLLVIQRESAGIRWSMMDPLGIPVARQRLVDSQWQADGLLPPNAEARELFAALLFALTPEAELAGRYPAARQQDARRTLDTRWQVRYTQPLDFQLSLPQGPHYRITPLSESAR, encoded by the coding sequence ATGATCCGTGGTCTGCTTGCAGGTTTACTCTTGCTGCTCAGCGCCTGCGCCAGCCAGGCACCACTGCCCGAGCGCATGCCGACCCTGGCGCTGCCGCTGCAATTGCACATCGAACGGCAACTGGACGGCCAGCGCCAGGACTGGCTGCTGGTGATCCAGCGCGAAAGCGCCGGCATCCGCTGGTCGATGATGGATCCGCTGGGCATTCCCGTCGCTCGCCAGCGCCTGGTCGACAGCCAATGGCAAGCCGACGGCCTGCTGCCGCCCAATGCCGAAGCCCGGGAATTGTTCGCCGCCCTGCTGTTTGCCCTGACCCCCGAGGCGGAACTGGCCGGCCGTTACCCGGCCGCCCGGCAGCAAGACGCTCGACGAACGCTCGATACCCGCTGGCAGGTGCGCTACACGCAACCGCTGGACTTTCAATTGAGCCTGCCGCAGGGGCCGCATTACCGCATTACACCGTTGAGCGAGAGCGCACGATGA
- the fabG gene encoding 3-oxoacyl-ACP reductase FabG: MTESVLVTGSSRGIGRAIALRLAQAGHDIVLHCRSGRAEAEAVQAQIQALGRKARVLQFDVSDRAACKAILEADVETHGAYYGVVLNAGLTRDGAFPALSEDDWDSVMRTNLDGFYNVLHPVMMPMIRRRAAGRIVCITSVSGLIGNRGQVNYSASKAGLIGAAKALAIELGKRKITVNCVAPGLIDTAMLDENVPVEELMKMIPAQRMGTPEEVASAVNFLMSAEAGYITRQVLAVNGGLC; encoded by the coding sequence ATGACTGAATCCGTACTGGTCACCGGCTCCAGCCGTGGCATCGGCCGCGCCATCGCCCTGCGCCTGGCCCAGGCCGGCCACGACATCGTCTTGCACTGCCGCAGCGGTCGCGCCGAGGCCGAAGCCGTCCAGGCGCAGATCCAGGCCTTGGGCCGCAAGGCCCGGGTGCTGCAATTCGACGTCTCCGATCGCGCCGCCTGCAAGGCCATCCTTGAGGCCGACGTGGAAACCCACGGGGCCTATTACGGCGTGGTGCTCAACGCCGGCCTGACCCGCGACGGCGCGTTTCCCGCCCTGAGCGAGGACGACTGGGACAGCGTGATGCGCACCAACCTCGACGGTTTCTACAACGTGCTCCACCCGGTGATGATGCCGATGATTCGTCGCCGCGCCGCCGGACGAATCGTTTGCATCACATCGGTGTCCGGGCTGATCGGCAACCGTGGCCAGGTCAACTACAGCGCCTCGAAGGCGGGCCTGATCGGTGCGGCCAAGGCGTTGGCAATCGAGCTGGGCAAGCGCAAGATCACCGTCAACTGCGTCGCGCCGGGGTTGATCGACACCGCCATGCTCGATGAAAACGTCCCCGTGGAAGAACTGATGAAAATGATCCCCGCCCAGCGCATGGGCACGCCTGAAGAAGTGGCCAGCGCGGTGAATTTCCTGATGTCCGCCGAAGCCGGCTACATCACCCGGCAAGTCCTGGCCGTCAATGGAGGCCTGTGCTGA
- a CDS encoding NAD(P)/FAD-dependent oxidoreductase: MPTVEMERRQVVIIGAGPSGAIAAALLKRKGHDVLVIERQHFPRFSIGESLLSHCLDFVEEAGMLEAVNAAGFQRKNGAAFAWGERYSAFDFGDTFSEGKPTTFQVQRADFDKLLADQAALQGVEIRYGQAIASADFSLVKPQLGVQREDGSEYRVEADFVLDASGYGRVLPRLLDLEAPSNFPPRQAVFTHIEDRIDSPAFDREKILITTHPTQRDVWFWTIPFSGGRCSVGVVAAAEHFEGRTDDLDACLRGFINETPSLASVLGNAVWDTPARTIGGYSANVKALHGPGFALLGNAAEFLDPVFSSGVTIAMRSASMAAGVLHRQLQGEQVDWQSEFAEPLKRGVDTFRCYVEGWYAGTFQDVIFYSEGSADIRRMISAILAGYAWDQRNPFVSEPKRRLRMLSEICASPTP; encoded by the coding sequence GTGCCAACAGTTGAAATGGAACGTCGACAGGTCGTCATCATCGGCGCAGGCCCTTCCGGCGCCATCGCCGCCGCACTGCTCAAGCGCAAGGGCCACGATGTGCTGGTCATCGAGCGCCAGCATTTCCCACGGTTCTCCATTGGCGAAAGCCTGCTGTCCCATTGCCTGGATTTCGTCGAGGAAGCCGGCATGCTCGAGGCGGTCAACGCCGCCGGGTTCCAGCGCAAGAATGGCGCGGCATTCGCCTGGGGCGAGCGCTACAGCGCCTTCGATTTCGGCGACACCTTCAGCGAAGGCAAGCCGACCACGTTCCAGGTCCAGCGCGCCGACTTCGACAAGTTGCTGGCTGATCAGGCGGCGCTGCAAGGCGTGGAAATCCGCTACGGCCAAGCCATCGCCAGCGCCGATTTCAGCCTGGTCAAACCGCAACTGGGGGTGCAGCGCGAAGACGGCAGCGAGTACCGCGTCGAGGCCGACTTCGTCCTTGACGCCAGCGGCTACGGCCGGGTCCTGCCGCGCCTGCTGGACCTTGAAGCGCCGTCGAACTTCCCGCCGCGCCAGGCGGTGTTCACCCACATCGAAGACCGCATCGACAGCCCGGCATTCGATCGGGAGAAAATCCTCATCACCACGCATCCGACCCAGCGTGACGTGTGGTTCTGGACCATTCCGTTCAGCGGCGGTCGTTGCTCGGTCGGCGTGGTCGCCGCGGCGGAGCATTTCGAAGGCCGCACCGACGACCTCGATGCCTGCCTGCGCGGTTTCATCAACGAAACCCCAAGCCTGGCCAGCGTACTGGGCAATGCCGTGTGGGACACGCCGGCACGGACCATCGGCGGCTACTCGGCCAACGTCAAGGCTCTCCACGGCCCTGGTTTCGCCCTGCTGGGCAACGCCGCGGAATTCCTCGACCCGGTGTTTTCTTCCGGCGTGACCATCGCCATGCGCTCGGCAAGCATGGCCGCCGGCGTGCTGCATCGTCAGCTGCAAGGTGAACAGGTGGATTGGCAGAGCGAGTTCGCCGAACCGCTCAAGCGCGGCGTCGATACCTTCCGCTGCTACGTCGAGGGCTGGTACGCCGGCACTTTCCAGGACGTGATTTTCTACAGCGAAGGCTCCGCCGATATTCGCCGCATGATCAGCGCGATCCTCGCCGGCTATGCCTGGGATCAGCGCAACCCGTTCGTCAGCGAACCCAAGCGGCGCTTGCGCATGCTTTCGGAAATCTGCGCGAGCCCGACGCCATGA
- a CDS encoding cytochrome b has translation MKTRTLKGSTIAGFDSSLPLFPECLQESPPSYSKPRVLLHWISAFIILWTLASGFYVAYVPVPVFIKQWIGSLNVSLTTVLIPLFAWRLWLFFSNLEIRTAASSMNKSLALAVHAVIYLVTSVVLASGVLMMTTPISLFGLVQIPQPLDDVQLNDLALTFHILSCMTLALLVALHICAVVWHESSGRRVLRRMTFRKSVGVLIQ, from the coding sequence ATGAAAACCAGAACTTTAAAGGGAAGCACGATCGCAGGATTTGATTCTTCGTTGCCCTTGTTTCCCGAATGCCTGCAGGAAAGCCCTCCGAGCTATTCCAAACCGCGGGTACTGCTGCACTGGATATCGGCCTTCATTATTCTGTGGACGCTGGCATCCGGTTTTTATGTGGCCTATGTCCCGGTGCCCGTCTTTATCAAACAATGGATTGGATCGCTCAATGTCTCACTGACAACGGTATTGATTCCGTTGTTTGCCTGGCGACTCTGGTTGTTTTTCTCCAACCTTGAGATCCGGACTGCGGCATCGTCCATGAATAAAAGCCTGGCGCTGGCGGTACATGCGGTGATCTACCTGGTCACCAGCGTCGTGCTGGCCTCCGGCGTGCTGATGATGACAACACCCATCAGCCTGTTCGGGCTCGTTCAGATTCCCCAGCCGCTGGATGACGTACAACTGAACGACTTGGCGTTGACCTTCCACATCCTGTCCTGCATGACGCTTGCGTTGCTCGTCGCATTGCATATTTGCGCAGTGGTCTGGCATGAGTCTTCCGGCCGCAGGGTGCTACGGCGGATGACATTCAGGAAATCTGTAGGCGTGCTCATTCAGTGA